A single window of Onychomys torridus chromosome 8, mOncTor1.1, whole genome shotgun sequence DNA harbors:
- the LOC118590173 gene encoding olfactory receptor 1361-like, translated as MDGDNQTIVTEFLLLGLTGQSEKEEIVFGMFLWMYLVTISGNLLIMLAISCDPHLHTPMYFFLANLSSVDISAPSVTIPKALVNHMVGSKSISYIECMTQIYFFIAFSNMDGFLLSVMAYDRYVAICHPLHYTMMMRPRLCVLLVAISWVITNLHALLHTLLMVRLIFCSHNAVHHFFCDPYPILKLSCSDTFINDLMVFTVGGLVFLTPFTCIIVSYAYIFSKVLKLQSAHGVRKALSTCGSHLTVVSLFYGSILGIYMHPSSTYTVQDTVATVIFTVVTPMVNPFIYSLRNRDIKGALRKIFLRS; from the coding sequence ATGGATGGGGACAATCAGACGATTGTCACAGAATTCCTcctcctgggactcactggacAATCAGAGAAAGAAGAGATTGTGTTTGGGATGTTCTTGTGGATGTACTTGGTCACCATCTCTGGGAACCTTCTTATCATGCTGGCCATCAGCTGTGACCCTcatctccacacacccatgtacttcttctTGGCCAACCTCTCCAGTGTTGACATTAGTGCTCCATCTGTCACTATCCCCAAGGCGCTGGTGAAtcacatggtgggaagcaagtcCATCTCTTACATAGAGTGTATGACCCAGATCTATTTCTTTATAGCATTCAGCAACATGGATGGCTTCCTCCTGAGTGTAATGGcatatgaccgctatgtggccatttgTCACCCACTCCACTACACCATGATGATGAGGCCCagactctgtgtcctcctggTGGCCATATCATGGGTCATCACAAACCTGCATGCTCTCTTGCACACTCTGCTCATGGTTCGACTCATCTTCTGTTCCCACAATGCAGTGCACCACTTCTTCTGTGACCCTTACCCTATCCTGAAGCTTTCTTGTTCTGACACCTTTATCAATGACCTGATGGTCTTCACTGTTGGTGGGCTGGTATTTCTGACACCATTTACATGCATTATTGTTTCCTATGCCTACATCTTCTCTAAGGTTCTGAAGTTACAATCTGCCCATGGAGTGAGGAAAGCCCTGTCCACATGTGGATCTCACCTCACTGTGGTCTCCCTTTTCTACGGGTCAATCCTGGGCATTTATATGCATCCTTCATCCACCTACACAGTACAGGACACAGTGGCTACTGTCATCTTCACAGTGGTGACACCCATGGTCAATCCCttcatctacagcctgaggaatCGTGACATCAAAGGAGCCCTGAGGAAGATATTTCTTAGATCTTAG